From one Thalassobaculum sp. OXR-137 genomic stretch:
- a CDS encoding DUF2513 domain-containing protein — MNHIASAVDDCSGAKRVRRDMDVVREILLHVEAREDLRAQAIVIEGRDPLIVGRHIEMLHQEGLLDGTPLRSSSEPNYARVLVRDLTWEGHDLLAAIKNDTVWGQIKKTFSPSDLASMPLKVIKEVGVEALKRWALGQIGGAGN; from the coding sequence ATGAACCATATCGCTTCGGCCGTGGATGACTGCTCGGGAGCGAAGCGCGTGCGACGGGACATGGATGTGGTCCGCGAGATCCTGCTTCATGTCGAAGCGCGTGAAGATCTTAGGGCGCAGGCGATCGTGATCGAAGGGCGCGATCCGCTCATTGTAGGCCGACATATCGAAATGCTTCACCAAGAGGGGCTCCTAGACGGCACGCCCTTGCGCAGCAGCTCAGAGCCGAATTACGCCCGCGTTCTGGTGAGAGACCTCACTTGGGAGGGCCACGACCTTCTGGCCGCCATAAAAAATGATACCGTTTGGGGACAGATCAAAAAGACGTTCTCGCCGTCAGACTTGGCGTCCATGCCGCTGAAGGTGATCAAAGAAGTGGGAGTCGAAGCTCTCAAACGGTGGGCTCTGGGACAGATCGGTGGCGCCGGAAATTGA
- a CDS encoding HNH endonuclease, which translates to MCRTEGLTTEATVVDHIVPHRGDPALMWDETNLQPLCASHHGREKQQMESTGRVKGADLSGRPVDPGHPWNRSDQ; encoded by the coding sequence ATGTGCCGGACCGAGGGGCTGACCACCGAGGCGACGGTGGTTGACCACATCGTGCCGCACCGAGGCGACCCAGCTCTGATGTGGGACGAGACCAACCTGCAGCCGCTCTGTGCATCGCACCACGGCCGCGAGAAACAGCAGATGGAATCCACCGGTCGGGTGAAGGGTGCGGACCTATCCGGCCGGCCGGTCGACCCTGGCCACCCCTGGAACCGGAGCGACCAATGA